From Pan troglodytes isolate AG18354 chromosome 11, NHGRI_mPanTro3-v2.0_pri, whole genome shotgun sequence, the proteins below share one genomic window:
- the CCDC107 gene encoding coiled-coil domain-containing protein 107 isoform X3, with translation MAGAVSLLGVVGLLLVSALSGVLGDRANPDLRAHPGNAAHPGSGATEPRRRPPLKDQRERTRVGSLPLGALYTAAVVAFVLYKCLQGKDETAVLHEEASKQQPLQSEQQLAQLTQQLAQTEQHLNNLMAQLDPLFERPAGASEHEATDHPRAAAR, from the exons ATGGCGGGCGCAGTTTCGCTCTTGGGTGTGGTGGGGCTGCTGCTTGTGTCTGCGCTGTCCGGGGTCCTAGGAGACCGCGCCAATCCCGACCTCCGGGCACACCCAG GGAACGCAGCCCACCCCGGCTCTGGAGCCACGGAACCCCGGCGGCGACCACCGCTCAAGGATCAACGCGAGCGGACCCGGGTCGGGTCGCTGCCTCTGGGGGCGCTGTACACCGCGGCCGTCGTGGCTTTTGTGCTGTACAAGTGTTTGCAG GGGAAAGATGAAACTGCGGTTCTCCACGAGGAGGCAAGCAAGCAGCAGCCACTGCAGTCAG AGCAACAGCTGGCCCAGTTGACACAACAGCTGGCCCAGACAGAGCAGCACCTGAACAACCTGATGGCCCAGCTGGACCCCCTTTTTGAGCG CCCAGCAGGAGCTTCTGAACATGAAGCTACAGACCATCCACGAGCTGCTGCAAGATAG
- the CCDC107 gene encoding coiled-coil domain-containing protein 107 isoform X2, translating to MAGAVSLLGVVGLLLVSALSGVLGDRANPDLRAHPGNAAHPGSGATEPRRRPPLKDQRERTRVGSLPLGALYTAAVVAFVLYKCLQGKDETAVLHEEASKQQPLQSEQQLAQLTQQLAQTEQHLNNLMAQLDPLFERRSF from the exons ATGGCGGGCGCAGTTTCGCTCTTGGGTGTGGTGGGGCTGCTGCTTGTGTCTGCGCTGTCCGGGGTCCTAGGAGACCGCGCCAATCCCGACCTCCGGGCACACCCAG GGAACGCAGCCCACCCCGGCTCTGGAGCCACGGAACCCCGGCGGCGACCACCGCTCAAGGATCAACGCGAGCGGACCCGGGTCGGGTCGCTGCCTCTGGGGGCGCTGTACACCGCGGCCGTCGTGGCTTTTGTGCTGTACAAGTGTTTGCAG GGGAAAGATGAAACTGCGGTTCTCCACGAGGAGGCAAGCAAGCAGCAGCCACTGCAGTCAG AGCAACAGCTGGCCCAGTTGACACAACAGCTGGCCCAGACAGAGCAGCACCTGAACAACCTGATGGCCCAGCTGGACCCCCTTTTTGAGCG CAGGAGCTTCTGA
- the SIT1 gene encoding signaling threshold-regulating transmembrane adapter 1: MNQADPRLRAVCLWTLTSAAMSRGDNCTDLLALGIPSITQAWGLWVLLGAVTLLFLISLAAHLSQWTRGRSRSHPGQGRSGESVEEVPLYGNLHYLQTGRLSQDPEPDQQDPTLGGPARAAEEVMCYTSLQLRPPQGRIPGPGTPVKYSEVVLDSEPKSQASGPEPELYASVCAQTRRARASFPDQAYANSQPAAS, from the exons ATGAACCAGGCTGACCCTCGGCTCAGAGCAGTGTGCTTGTGGACTCTCACATCAGCAGCCATGAGCAGAGGTGACAACTGCACGGATCTACTCGCACTGG GAATCCCCTCCATAACCCAGGCCTGGGGACTGTGGGTCCTCTTAGGGGCTGTGACGCTGCTATTTCTCATCTCGCTGGCTGCACATTTGTCCCAGTGGACCAGGGGCCGGAGCAGGAGCCATCCGGGGCAGGGACG CTCTGGAGAGTCTGTGGAAGAGGTCCCGCTGTATGGGAACCTGCATTATCTACAGACAG GACGGCTGTCTCAAGACCCAGAGCCAGACCAGCAGGATCCAACTCTTGGAGGCCCTGCCAGG GCTGCAGAGGAGGTGATGTGCTATACCAGCCTGCAGCTGCGGCCTCCTCAGGGTCGGATCCCCGGCCCTGGAACCCCCGTCAAGTACTCGGAGGTGGTGCTGGACTCTGAGCCAAAGTCCCAGGCCTCGGGCCCCGAGCCGGAGCTCTATGCCTCAGTATGTGCCCAGACCCGCAGGGCCCGGGCCTCCTTCCCGGATCAGGCCTATGCCAACAGCCAGCCTGCAGCCAGCTGA